AGGCTTGTTCAAGATCATTGACCAGTTTCCAACCGACGAAGGGATGACCGTCAAGATCGGCATGGAGCTGTTTTACGGCGAAGGGCCCACAATTGTCAAAGAACTGCTGAACAAGGGCTTCAAAATCTTCCTCGACCTCAAGCTTCAAGATATTCCCAATACCGTTAAGATGGGGATGATGCAAATTGGTCGGATGGGCGTCACTTATACGACGGTTCACGCATTGGGCGGCTCGGAAATGATAGCGGCTGCCAAAGAGGGCCTTGAGCTTGGCAGTGAAGAAGCTGGGGTGCCGACTCCCAAGTTATTGGCAGTGACCGAGCTGACCTCAATTACTGAAGATGCTTTGGAAAATGAGCAGAACTGTAAATTAGACATGGTTGATCAAGTTGTCTCCCTGGCCAAATTGGCCAAGCGATCGGGTGCCGATGGCGTTATCACTTCCCCGTTGGAAGTCAGTTCACTGAAAGAACAGGTTGGCAATGACTTCCTATATGTGACCCCAGGAATTCGTCCGGCGAACTTCCCTAAGGATGACCAATCAAGAACCGCAACGCCTAAACAGGCCGCAGAATACGGCAGCTCAGCTTTAGTTGTCGGCCGGCCAATCATTCGAGCTGAAGATCCGGTTGCTGCTTATCACAAAATGTTGGAGGAATGGAATTATGCAAACTAATCAAATTATTCAATCACTGATTGACCACCAAATTGTCAGTATCAATCTTGAAAAACCCTTCAGATACGCCAGCGGAATCTTATCACCAATTTACACCGACTTTAGACTAACCATTTCGATTCCTTCCCTTCGAGATATGATTGCCGACGGTTTGGCAGAAAATATCAAAGAGAATTATCCTGATGCCACCGTCATCGGCGGGGTTGCGACTGCCGGGATTCCCCATGCTGCTTGGGTAGCCGAAAGATTGAACCTGCCGCTGATTTATGTTCGGGCCAAGCCCAAGGATCACGGTGCCGGTAAGCAAATTGAAGGTCGAATTACCAAGGACGACAAAGTGGTTTTGATTGATGATTTGATCTCCACCGGCGGCAGTGTTTTGGGTGCTGTTAAAGCGGTTCGCAACGAAGGCGTCAACGTGATTGGGGTTGCTTCAGTCTTCACTTACGGGTTGCCGGACGCCGACAAGAATATTGCCGACGCTGACACCAAATTGGTTCCGTTACTGAGTTACGCTGATTTAATTGCCCAAGGCCACAAAGAAAATAAATTCTCAGATGAAGAGTATTCACGCTTATCAACTTGGCACAAAGCCCCTTGGGACTGGACAAAACGGGAGGAAGCAAATGCAAAATAATATCTCACTCGCCGCTCACATTGGCGACTATCAATTCGATAATTTATTGTTAAACGCAGCTGGCGTTCGCTGCTCAACCACAGACGAGCTGAATAAGACCCTGGATTCAATGGCAGGTGGCTGTGTCACTAAGAGTGCCACACCAGAAGAACGGGCCGGTAACGAAAGTCCCCGCATGAAGGCATTACCGCTTGGCAGTATCAACTCGATGGGTCTGCCCAATCACGGGATCGATTATTATTTGAAATTTGCTGAAGAAAATCAAGGCAAGAACGGTAAACAAGTGATCTTATCGATTGCCGGCTTGTCAATTGACCAAAATATTGAGATGCTCAAAAAAGTCCAAGAAAGTTCATTCTCTGGATTGACTGAATTGAATCTTTCCTGCCCAAACGTTAAAGGTAAGTCACAAGTTGGTTACGACTTCGATGCCGTTCGGGACGTCTTAACTTCAACCTTCAAGTTCTTCAAGAAGCCACTTGGCTTGAAGCTGCCACCATACTTTGACTTTAACCAGTTTAATGGGATTGCTGAAGTTTTGAATGATTTCCCAATTACTTATATCAACGTTATCAACTCAATCGGTAATGGGTTAGTCGTTGATCCGGAAACCGAATCAGTGGTGATCAAACCTAAGGGTGGCTTTGGCGGCCTCGGTGGCGATTACGTCAAGCCAACTGCATTGGCCAACGTGCGGGCCCTTCGTCAACGCTTGAACCCGGAAATTTCGATCATCGGGACTGGTGGGATCAAGTCAGGCATGGATGTTTTCGAACACGTCCTCTGTGGCGCTAATTTGGTGCAAATTGGTACCGCATTTGGTTACGAAGGCACACCGATTTTTGAACGAATTTCAAAAGAACTCAAAGATATCATGGACAAAAAGGGTTACAAGACGCTCGATGATTTCAGAGGAAAACTCAAAACAATTTAAGTATGATTCAAGGTCAAGCCAGCAATGGTTTGACCTTTTTATATTCACTAAAGCCAATGGTGCGGTAAAATTGAAACAACACCATTTTTGAAAGGAGTCATCCTATGCCAGCAAGTAAGCTTCCCGATCATATTGAAGTGATTGGTGGAAAAGTGAATAATTTGAAGAACATTAACGTCAATATTCCGTTACATAAATTCGTGGCAGTCTCCGGGTTGTCCGGTTCAGGTAAGTCATCCTTAGCCATGGGCATTCTGTATTCAGAAGGTGCCCGCCGCTATTTGGATTCTCTGGCCACCTACACCCGGCGACGGATTAGCCAAGTTGGCCGGGCCAATGTTGACTCGGTTAAGCATATTCCATCTGCCTTGGCATTGCGGCAGCGACCAACTGTTCCCGGTGCCCGCTCGACCGTTGGCACAATGACCGAAATTTTCAACGTGCTGCGGTTGATGTATTCCCGGTTGGGTTCGCCAAAATGTCCCAACGGCCACCAAGTCCCGCCAACCATTAAGATTGCGGAAGCCATGGACGTCATGGGCGACCAAATGGGTGTGATTACCTGTCCAACCTGTGGCGTCAAGTTCCACGCGTTTGGTGCCGAAGACTTTGCCTTTAATTCCGACGGTGCCTGCCCAGAGTGTGAAGGATTGGGGATCACCAAACAGCTTGATCCGGACAGATTGATTGGCGATGAAACCAAAACCATCCGTGAGGGGGCAGTTGCCGCTTGGCGGACACCAGGCAGAAACTTCATGCCGATTGTTGCCCAGGCGGCAGGTGTCAGAATTGATGTACCCTATAACCAATTAATGGACAAAGAAAAAGATATGGTCCTGCATGGTCAACAGAAACATTACACCATCGATATTCCCAGCAAGAACGGCCGGGTCTTTCATATGGACAACGCCTTGTACGAAAATGCCTACAACGCCATTGAGGACAGCATGAAAACGACGAAGAGTGAGATTGCCTTGAAACGGCTAAATCGTTTTTACCGTTTCTTCACCTGCCCAATGTGTCACGGAACCCGGATGAATCCCAATCGTCTGGGACAGCTGATTGACGGCATGAACATTGCCGAAGCCAGCCATATGCCACTTGGGAAGCTGCCGGCCTTTGTTGACCGAATCAAACAATGGTTGCCGGACAATATGCAGAAATTGGCCCAAAACTTGACGACTGAATTGCTCAATCAAACGCAACCATTGCTCGACCTGGGGTTGGATTATTTAACCATGGATCGGGCTGGCGCATCTCTTTCGACCGGTGAGCTTCAACGAATCCAACTCGGCCGGACGTTGCGAACTCAGACTACCGGGGTTCTGTATGTCTTGGATGAGCCCTCGGTCGGCCTGCACCCCGACAATGTTGCCGGTCTCATCAAGATTTTTCACCAACTGGTTGACCAGGGAAATTCGTTGGTGGTCGTTGACCATGAAACGGCGATTATTAACGCGGCGGATTACATCATTGAAATTGGCCCGGGGTCGGGGGTCAATGGCGGCCAAGTGATTGATCAAGGAACCCCGGCTCAAATTCGCCAGAGTCAGCATTCATTAATTGGACCGTTTTTGACTGGGAAAGCGCAGTTGGTGACCCGAAAGATTGCCAATGACGATGTTTTTGCCAAAGGGGCTGTGATGCTGACAATCAACCAGCGGTTTAATTTAAACGATGTTACCGCAGAATTTCCGGTTAACCGGTTGATTGCGGTCACCGGATTCTCAGGTGCCGGTAAGACGACGCTCGTTTTGGATGGTTTACTTGATGCCTTCACCGCCAAGTTTCACAACCATTCATTACCGAGTTATATTAGCAAGTTTGAACCCGGCAAAATGAAGCATATCGTCAGTGTGGACGCGACTCCGGTCGGGAAAAACGCCCGGTCAACCCTGGCAACCTACACCAACATTATGGACAATCTGCGCAAGAAGTTTGCCCAGCTGCCTGATGCCAAGAAGCATCACTATACCCCAAGTTATTTTTCCTACAATAATAAGCAGGGGGCTTGCCCCGCTTGTGGGGGAACTGGTGAAATATCGCTGGATATTCAATATCTGCCTGACATGGTTGAAACCTGTCCAACCTGCAAAGGTCGCCGGTTTAACCAGGATATTTTGAATATCAAATGGAATGGCAAATCAATTGCCGACGTCCTTGACTACGACGTTGATCACGCGATTGATTTGTTTAAAGACGATGAATCCATTTTGAAGACCTTGGAAGTTCTCCAGCAGATGGGCCTGGGTTATCTTCACTTGGGGGAGGCCACCCCGAGTCTATCCGGTGGTGAAGCCCAGCGATTGAAGCTGACTTCTCATATGAAGAGCCGCCAAAATGATACGTTATTTATCTTCGACGAACCCACAGTCGGGCTGCACCCACTGGATGTGCATGTGTTGTTAAAAGTCTTTTCACAGTTGATTGACCAGGGGGCCACCGTTTTGATGATTACCCATGATCTTGACCTAATGGCCAATGCCGATTATCTGATTGACATGGGACCCCGTGGTGGTGATCAGGGTGGTCGGATTGTCGCCAAGGGTCGGCCGGCGGATTTGGTTAAGGATCCGCGGAGCTTGACGACAAAATATTTGGCGGAACATTTTCAAAAATTTCAAAAGTAGGTAAACTCCCGCCTACTAATCAATCTTGCGGATTGGTTCTGAGTTGATTGAAATTGTATGTAAGCCTTCACAAAATGCTATTGACACCGTTAGATGAAAATTGTAAATTGATTTAGATAGTTGGTTTTTTAGAACAACTTTGATGCTACAACCAAAATATCGTATTTAATCTGAAGGTGTCATCATCGTAATCACTGCCTTCGTGAAAATATAGCGGTATCTCGTGGCTCAGTTAGGTTGATTGTTGAATTTAGTGATAAAAAATGGAGGGAATAATTTAATGACTAATGCAACGGGGAGGGAGCAGCTTCATAAGCGAAACTTGAATCTAGTTCTGCAACAAATTTTTAACAATGGTATTATTTCGCGAATTGATATTTCACACACGTTAAATTTAAATAAATCAACGGTATCTGCTTTGTATAATGAACTAGACGAAAAGGGTCTGCTGCAGGAAGTCGGTTCAGGGCAATCAACCAATGTTGGTGGTAGGAAACCGGTCTTAGTCAAGATTAATGAGCAATATGGATATACGATCAGTTTTGATCTTGGTTTCCGTCACCTTCATGTGATGGGCAATTATCTTAGTGGTGAGGTCTTTTACTATCAAAGAATTGAGCTTGGCAGTAGAGATATTCAAAAAATTCTGGGAATGATTGATCATCAGATCAAAGTTTCAATGCAAAACGATCAGACCAAGCGTGGACTACTCGGAATTGGTTTTTCCATTCATGGAATTGTTCAAGATAACCAGGTGATCAATTCGCCTTTTATTGATATGGAGGGTGTGGATCTGGTCGAATTGTACTCCACAAAGTATCGAGTACCCGTCCTTCTTGAAAATGAGGCAAATCTTTCAGGTGTTTATGAGCGCGATTTCAATGACGGCAAGGATAAGAATAATATTATTGCCATTAGTATTCATAAGGGGATTGGCGCAGGCATTATTTTGAACAGGCAGTTATACAGAGGCGTTAATGGCGAAGCGGGAGAAATCGGCCGCTCGTTGATGTTTACCGAAAATTTTACTGGCAGTAAAAATGATAAGGTCGAAGACTTTTGCTCAGAAGATGCAATTATTGAGCAAGTAGAAGTTCAGACTCATCAGGAAAATTTAACACGTGAGGATATCGTACAGAGAAATCGTGCTGGTGATAAAGTTGTTCAAAGTGAACTTAAACATTTTACTTATGCAATTTCGCGGGTTATTTATAATGTTGCAATTAGTTTTGCCCCCCAAGAACTCTACTTGAACTCACCATTGATTGAAGATATTCCAACGTTGTTTGACGATATCGTTGATAATGCTCAGAAGCTTGGGATGAAGATACCCATTCGGCTAATCCCCCATTCAGGCTATGCAACGCTTTTGGGGTGTTGCTCACTGTTGACACATCGGGTTTTGGACATGGATGAGTATGATTTGACATTTACAAGTCAGAAATAACAATATATTATGGCCAGTGATTTTCTTGAGCAAGTAGTAGGTCAGTATATTTAAAAAGTTGACCAATATTGAAAGAATACTCTTCCAAAAAGGTCAACTTTTGATTTATCCAGAGATGTAATTCTCTTGGATCGCCTTATCATATTTAGTCACTTTGGATGACTTGCGATACTGTGCTGGTGTATTCCCGGTGACGTCTTTGAAATTACGGTTAAAGGTCCTTAGATTTTCATAGCCCACGTTAAAGGCAATGTCGGTAACTGGTAATGAAGTGTTCTTTAGTAGTTCACGTGCTTTGGAAATACGAAAACTGTTGAGGTATTTAGTATACGAAAGGTTGATTGTTTTCTGAAAGAGTTTGGATAAGTATACATAGTCATAGCCGATTGAGTCAGCAATTTGCTTGAGTGTGCATGATTCTGTGTAATGGTCATTAATGTAGTTAATAATTTGGTAGATTGTCGTCAATTGAGAAGAAGTCTTTTTTAGCGTTAGCTGGGTCTGTTCCACCACCTTATTGCAAAGCCCGTATAAAAAGCTCTTGATCCCAAAAATATTGTCCAAATGCTCAAATTCTGGCGGAACATTATCGAAAATGACTGGGTTGTCTGCAATATGATCCTTATATTGTTCACTGAATGCGCTAACAATTTCTGGCGAAAACAAAATAATTGTTGCTGTGGTATTTGGTGACATGTCGAAGCCGTGGAGCTGATCGGGAAAAACAATGATAAATTGATGGGGATTAACGTGATAGATGCGGTTGTCGACTTGCTCTTGAACTTGGCCTTTACGAACATATAAGATTTCGAAGGCACGGTGAAGATGAATGGGGTAGTTTAAGTCGGATATGTCAAAGTGTTTAAAGATTGGTGAGGATTCAAGTCCAAAATGTTGAAATAAAACCAAAAGATCGCCTTCTTTGCTATGACAGTTATTGTTTCATTTATAGCAGATAATCAGGTTTTTTGCAATTTTACAATGAAGGTAGGCATCCCGTTTGCAGTTGATACTGGACGAGAGAAGGAGTTGCAGATGACAATATTTCATGTTGCTAAAAATGGGTCTGATCAAAACGATGGGCAAAAAAGTTCACCGTTACTAACGATTAATCATGCCGCCCAATTGGCAGGCCCAGGAGATTCAGTTATCGTCCATGAAGGGACTTATCGTGAACGGGTGAATCCTGCTCGAGGGGGTCGACTTGGTGAGATGGTGGCATATCAGGCGGCTACAGGTGATCATGTTACAATCAAGGGATCAGAAGTTGTTGATCACATTGATAAAATGGAAAACGGTATCTGGAGAATGGTAATTGATAACCATGTATTTGGAAACTTCAACCCGTTTGCCTTTTCTTTAAAAGGTGATTGGCTGGAACAAAGTAATGGGCGTCACGCTGGGGCAGTCTACGTCAACGGGAAAGCGTTATTTGAGGCGGCGGATTATAATGAGCTGGTGATGGGGACTGGGCCCACAAAAACGCGAGAATATATTACGCAAAAGCTTGTACACAGGACTACCACCAGGGAAGAAGAGGATAAGTGGTATGCAAAAGTCAATGACAATCAGACGATTATTTATCTGATTTCCATGGGCTTAACGTTGACGACCAACTAGTTGAAATCAGCGTTCGAAGATATTGCTTTTATCCTGACCGGCCTGGCCGAAATTATATTAAAGTAACCGGGTTTGAGATGGCACAGGGTGCCACTAATTGGGCGCCACCGACTGCGGAGCAGGAAGGCCTAATTGGTGTGAACTGGTCAAAAGGTTGGATTATTAAAGACAAGGTAGATTGTAAAATTAATCCGAACGCTGTTCGGACAAAAAAGATCAGCTTCCTTTAAAATGGTGTTTACCACAAACCCATCTTTTAGGAGCTGATCTTTTGTCTAGTATAACCTATTCCGAACGAATTAAAATCGAAACCTTTTGTGAACTAGGGCTGTCCAATATCCAAATGGGCGTTCGGCTGAACCGATCACCGTCAACAATTTCTTATGAATTATCTCGATGTCAACCTTATCAGGCTGAATTAGCACAAACAGATGCCGAATACAAGCGATCACGATGTGGTCGGAAAACTAAGCTGAGCGATGAGTTAAAGCAAAAAATTCTCAACCATTTACGTCTAAGCTGGTCACCAGGAATGATTGCTCACGAATTTAAACTAGCTACTAAATCTATTTATAATTGGCTAAATCAGGGGAGAATTGATTTCTCCTTGAATGATCTACCTGAACATGGCGTACGCCAACGGCGTAACGTTGACCAACGATCCAAATATAATCAATCTTTGGGGCGATCAATTGAACAGCGTCCCATGATGATTAATCAACGTAATCGCATCGGCGATTTTGAACTAGATACAGTCATTGGTCCTCGTGGGCATAGTAAGGCAGTTTTATTAACTTTAATCGATCGCAAATCACGGTTCCTTTGGGCATACCGGTTAAAAGATCGGACGACAGCGACTGTTAATGAAGCACTAACTAAGTTCCTAACCACTTTTAATGGTCCGGTGCACAGCTTTACTGTGGACCGTGGCACTGAGTTTAGTGGGCTAGTATCACTTGAATCACAATATGGTATTAAGACCTATTACTGCCATGCTTATACTCCAGCTGAACGTGGTAGTAATGAACGCTTTAATCGGAATTTACGTTATTTTTATCCTAAAGGGACTCGTTTTGAGCACATTAGTGCTCAAGATTTAACGACGACGTTACTCCAAATTAACCAGCGACCGCTTAAAATACTCGACTGGCAAACACCGTATCAGGTTATGCTGACAAATTTGTCCAAAAATTCGGATTAAATTTGCAATCTACCACAACGATATTCATGATTCTAAGTGTTGTGGAATTAGTCTTGGATCTTACCCGTTGTCGAAAGGACAACAGAACCAATTTGCAAGGTACCATGATCGACCAGGATATCAGTATCAAATTGAAACGATGTTTAAAGCATATGATAACAACTGGGATCAAGATCATATTGGTTCCCATTTAATTTGTAATAATCAAATTCATGATTGTGGACAGGCTGGGATTATTGGTTTTCTGGGCGGTATTTTCTCAACGATTTCTAACAATCATATTTATAACATTGGTACACGATATGAATTTGGTGGTTGGGAAATTGCCGGAATCAAGCTGCATGCACCAATTGATGTTAGAGTTGAGCACAACTTGATAGATCACTGCACATTGGGAACATGGTTGGATTGGCAGGCTCAAGGGACGCGGCTGTCTCGGAATATATACTTTGATAACCTACGTGATTTATTGCTGGAAGTCAATCATGGCCCATTTTTGGTAGATGATAATGTGTTGCTCTCTGAAGTGGCTATTAATGAATATTCGCAAGGTGGTGCATATGTTAACAATCTCATTGCGGGTGAGGTCGCAATTCAGTCGGTCCTCAACCGGACGACTCCTTACCATCAGCCACATACTACTATAATAAAGGGTTATGCCTGTGTTTATGGCGGAGATGATCGTTATTTTAACAATTTGTTCGTCGCCGAGACTGACGTTTCAGAAGACGACAATCACATTGGAACTGCAGAGTACGATGGTAGTCCAACATCAATGAAGGAATATATTGCGGCGGTTGAGCAAAGACTACCGGGTGATGTTGAGTTGTTTGAAACCATCCGACAACCAGTCTATATCAACGACAATGCGTATCTTGGCGATGCTGATGCATTTTCAGAAGAACAGAACAATATCCGATTACGTAATTGGGATGCAAAGTTGAAGCTAACCAGCGTAGACTCGCATATCGTGTTACAACTCAACGTTCCCGAGGAATTGTTCAACACTTGTGTTCCAGTTCAGAAAACGCGTTCGCTCGGGAAAGTGCGGCTGGCTGATGCAGTTTTTGATAACCCAGATGGGTCCGCTTTAACTATTAATAATGGCATTGATAAAAAGACCGGATTAAGTCAGCGAATTATCGGTCCTTTTTCTCAGCTACATCAAGGAGTCAATCAAATCGTATTATTTGACGATTTGGAGCCTGATTGATAATAGATATACAAGATAAGTGAAAGTAAGTGGGATGTGTGAACTGAAACCCACTTACTTTTTTGTTTATCGATAGTATTCCAAACTAATTGTGGCGATTTTGCGCAAACTAAAATCCAGTTTTAAATATTAGATGACAAATAATGTCCAATAAATGTCAAATACAAGCATATCGGTAAGTTTGTTTAAAAGATAAACTAACCATGTACTTAATTAAGGATCAACTTTTCTGAAAGCGTTTCAAGTAACTGATAATGAATGCGCTTTTTAAGGTGATAGCGTTCTGGCCTAATTGCATATGTGATGATTCGTGTACCAAAGATAAGTGGCGGTGACGACCGTTAGTGATTGTTGCAATCAGCAAATTTTTTTGATGATAATTGTAAGCGGCTTCAATTATTTGTTTTAAGACGACAAACGATTATTGAAGATATTCTAATGAACGGAAAAGGTGAATAAAATGGCACAAAATGAAAATGTTCCAGAATGGCATGGCACTGTTTTAGATAGTGAACAACCTAAGAAACCAATTAAAATTGGGATTGCCACTGGGATTGGCGCACTGCTGTGGTTAGGACCCTATTTGGGTGTTAATGGGGTTTTGCTTCCAGCAAAAGTTCAGCAGATTATTCCTAATGAAAAAGCTCAGGTAGTTGCTTTACTTGCTTCTGCTGCCATGATCGCAGCAACGTTAGCGAATATTATTATTGGCGGATTCTCGGATATTACGCGATCAAAGTTTGGTCGCAGAACACCGTGGATAATTGCTGGATCAGTTGGAAGTTTATTAACACTGCTGTGGTTCAATATGGTAACGACAGTGCCAATGATGGTGGTTGCTTGGTGCTCGTATCAAGTTTGTTTGAATGCGATTGTTGCGCCATTGCTTGCTTTTTTACAAGACCAAGTGGCCCCTAAGAACCGCGGAACGATTTCTTCCATTTATGCTTTTGGATATGTGATTGGACAATATGGTGGTCAAGTTGTTGGGGCTCAATTTCTGAGCCACGTTGGTACTGGTATTGTTGTGATGGCTTTTCTAACATTACTTTCAGGACCAATTGCTGCAATTATCGTTCGTGAGCCTTCAAGCTTGGGAATGCCTAAGAAGCATTTTACAGCAGGAATGGTTGTTCAAAACTTTATTTTCCCATTACATCAGGCAAAAGATTTTTACTTAGCTCTATTTGGAAAATTGTTGATTAACACTGCAACTACAGCAATTATGGGTTACCAATTGTACATTTTGAGTGATTACATTCAGTTAAATACGGGTGGCCAACAGAAGTACATTTCCATCATCAACATGATGCTGATGGTAACTGCGATTATCATGTCAATTACTGCTGGACCTGTATCCGATTGGATGAAGAGCCGAAAGATCCCGGTATTTATTGCCGCATTCTTGGTTGCTGTTGGGGTGGCCTTCCCGATGTTAAGTAATAATCCTTGGACTATGGTGGTTTATGGATTGCTTGCCGGATTAGGAATGGGAATTTTCTTCGCGGTCGACCAGGCACTTAACCTAGAAGTATTACCAAACCCACAAACAGCTGCTAAGGATTTAGGAATCCTGAACTTGGCCAATACTGGTTCACAAATTATTGGACCGATTGTGGCTGCTGCAATTGTCACAGCTTCACACGGTAGCTATTTTGGAATCTTCCCGGTATGTGCAGGTCTTGCCCTCGTTGGTGGTATTATGATTCTCTTCGTTAATGAACATCGTGATGTTAAGGTTCAAGAAGAGAATGCCAAATAAGGACAGTTTTAACAATCCTTGGCCCTTAGTCCTTATGAACCAAGGATTACTCTAATTAATGTAAGGACAAATATACGATAGAGGTGAAAACGTTCATGACTGCTACACAAATCGAAAGTACTCAAGATTCAAAACTGGTTGAGAGTCAGTTGAGCACCACGAGTGAGAAGCTCCATAATAATCTCGAAGTTGGCACCGAGAAACGTCAAGAAATTTGGGGCTTTGGTCAAACATTTAACGAGTTGGGCTGGCAAGCACTACAAAGCCTATCTGAAGAAAAGCGTAACGAGATTTTGGACGATTTGTTCAAACCCGGAGAGGGTGAAAATTATCGAATTTGCCGGATCCCCGTTGGTGCCAGTGACTATGCTTTGAATTGGTATTCATTAGATGAAACACCAGGCGATTATGAGTTAAAAGATTTCTCCATCGAGCGTGATAAGAAATACTTAATTCCATATATCAAAGCTGCCCAAAAACGGAATCCAGACATCGTCTTTTCCGCTTCACCATGGAGCCCGCCTACATGGATGAAGACAAAACCCGTGTACAATTATGGAATCTTGAAACATGATAAGAAGACTCAACAAGCATATGCAAATTACTTTGTAAAGTTCATTCAGGCATATGAGACTGAAGGAATTCACATTAGCCAACTGTTCCCACAAAATGAGCCTCAACGAGATCAGAAATTTCCTTCATGCTACTGGACTGGTGAGGAGTTACGTGACTTCATCAAGAATTACCTTGGGCCAACTTTTGAAAAAGCAGGGTTGAATACCGACATCTGGTTAGGAACTATCAACTCGCCGCTCGAAGATACTGAAATGACCAAGGATGAAACCACCGACTATCCAGTCATTACTGAAACGGTTCTTTCAGAGCCCGATGCTTATCGGTATATTAAAGGGGTTACCTATCAATGGGCAGGCAAGTCTGTTCTTCAACGGACTGTACAAGCATTCCCGGAATTGAACTATTTCCAGTCAGAATCTGAATGTGGCAATGGTAACAATACTTGGACTTATGGGGAATACGTCTTTAACTTATTCCGTCACTATATCAGTAATGGTGTGAACGCATATATGTACTGGAATTCTGTCTTACAAGATGGTGAAAGCACTTGGGGTTGGTTACAGAACAGCATGATTTCGGTTGATTCAAAGACTGGTCAGACGACCTATAACCCTGAATATTACGTTATGAAGCATTACGCACATTACGTTCGACCAGGTGCTCACTTGCTTTCGTATGGCGGCCACGC
Above is a genomic segment from Lentilactobacillus buchneri containing:
- the pyrF gene encoding orotidine-5'-phosphate decarboxylase, coding for MRGPLIVSLDVWNREGLFKIIDQFPTDEGMTVKIGMELFYGEGPTIVKELLNKGFKIFLDLKLQDIPNTVKMGMMQIGRMGVTYTTVHALGGSEMIAAAKEGLELGSEEAGVPTPKLLAVTELTSITEDALENEQNCKLDMVDQVVSLAKLAKRSGADGVITSPLEVSSLKEQVGNDFLYVTPGIRPANFPKDDQSRTATPKQAAEYGSSALVVGRPIIRAEDPVAAYHKMLEEWNYAN
- the pyrE gene encoding orotate phosphoribosyltransferase yields the protein MQTNQIIQSLIDHQIVSINLEKPFRYASGILSPIYTDFRLTISIPSLRDMIADGLAENIKENYPDATVIGGVATAGIPHAAWVAERLNLPLIYVRAKPKDHGAGKQIEGRITKDDKVVLIDDLISTGGSVLGAVKAVRNEGVNVIGVASVFTYGLPDADKNIADADTKLVPLLSYADLIAQGHKENKFSDEEYSRLSTWHKAPWDWTKREEANAK
- a CDS encoding dihydroorotate oxidase, which translates into the protein MQNNISLAAHIGDYQFDNLLLNAAGVRCSTTDELNKTLDSMAGGCVTKSATPEERAGNESPRMKALPLGSINSMGLPNHGIDYYLKFAEENQGKNGKQVILSIAGLSIDQNIEMLKKVQESSFSGLTELNLSCPNVKGKSQVGYDFDAVRDVLTSTFKFFKKPLGLKLPPYFDFNQFNGIAEVLNDFPITYINVINSIGNGLVVDPETESVVIKPKGGFGGLGGDYVKPTALANVRALRQRLNPEISIIGTGGIKSGMDVFEHVLCGANLVQIGTAFGYEGTPIFERISKELKDIMDKKGYKTLDDFRGKLKTI
- a CDS encoding excinuclease ABC subunit UvrA, whose translation is MPASKLPDHIEVIGGKVNNLKNINVNIPLHKFVAVSGLSGSGKSSLAMGILYSEGARRYLDSLATYTRRRISQVGRANVDSVKHIPSALALRQRPTVPGARSTVGTMTEIFNVLRLMYSRLGSPKCPNGHQVPPTIKIAEAMDVMGDQMGVITCPTCGVKFHAFGAEDFAFNSDGACPECEGLGITKQLDPDRLIGDETKTIREGAVAAWRTPGRNFMPIVAQAAGVRIDVPYNQLMDKEKDMVLHGQQKHYTIDIPSKNGRVFHMDNALYENAYNAIEDSMKTTKSEIALKRLNRFYRFFTCPMCHGTRMNPNRLGQLIDGMNIAEASHMPLGKLPAFVDRIKQWLPDNMQKLAQNLTTELLNQTQPLLDLGLDYLTMDRAGASLSTGELQRIQLGRTLRTQTTGVLYVLDEPSVGLHPDNVAGLIKIFHQLVDQGNSLVVVDHETAIINAADYIIEIGPGSGVNGGQVIDQGTPAQIRQSQHSLIGPFLTGKAQLVTRKIANDDVFAKGAVMLTINQRFNLNDVTAEFPVNRLIAVTGFSGAGKTTLVLDGLLDAFTAKFHNHSLPSYISKFEPGKMKHIVSVDATPVGKNARSTLATYTNIMDNLRKKFAQLPDAKKHHYTPSYFSYNNKQGACPACGGTGEISLDIQYLPDMVETCPTCKGRRFNQDILNIKWNGKSIADVLDYDVDHAIDLFKDDESILKTLEVLQQMGLGYLHLGEATPSLSGGEAQRLKLTSHMKSRQNDTLFIFDEPTVGLHPLDVHVLLKVFSQLIDQGATVLMITHDLDLMANADYLIDMGPRGGDQGGRIVAKGRPADLVKDPRSLTTKYLAEHFQKFQK
- a CDS encoding ROK family protein encodes the protein MTNATGREQLHKRNLNLVLQQIFNNGIISRIDISHTLNLNKSTVSALYNELDEKGLLQEVGSGQSTNVGGRKPVLVKINEQYGYTISFDLGFRHLHVMGNYLSGEVFYYQRIELGSRDIQKILGMIDHQIKVSMQNDQTKRGLLGIGFSIHGIVQDNQVINSPFIDMEGVDLVELYSTKYRVPVLLENEANLSGVYERDFNDGKDKNNIIAISIHKGIGAGIILNRQLYRGVNGEAGEIGRSLMFTENFTGSKNDKVEDFCSEDAIIEQVEVQTHQENLTREDIVQRNRAGDKVVQSELKHFTYAISRVIYNVAISFAPQELYLNSPLIEDIPTLFDDIVDNAQKLGMKIPIRLIPHSGYATLLGCCSLLTHRVLDMDEYDLTFTSQK
- a CDS encoding helix-turn-helix domain-containing protein; amino-acid sequence: MVLFQHFGLESSPIFKHFDISDLNYPIHLHRAFEILYVRKGQVQEQVDNRIYHVNPHQFIIVFPDQLHGFDMSPNTTATIILFSPEIVSAFSEQYKDHIADNPVIFDNVPPEFEHLDNIFGIKSFLYGLCNKVVEQTQLTLKKTSSQLTTIYQIINYINDHYTESCTLKQIADSIGYDYVYLSKLFQKTINLSYTKYLNSFRISKARELLKNTSLPVTDIAFNVGYENLRTFNRNFKDVTGNTPAQYRKSSKVTKYDKAIQENYISG